A region of Moorena producens PAL-8-15-08-1 DNA encodes the following proteins:
- a CDS encoding MAPEG family protein, which produces MHLSGSGILLYCIVGATVLIYLPFLVVGYSRFKLGYDQSAPRAMFDQLPPYAQRATWAHQNSFETFIIFSAAALMAYVTGQNSTLAIGCAIAFVIARVFYSVFYILDIPLGRSLMFAIGSLSSGTLFVLSLSSVSG; this is translated from the coding sequence ATGCATCTATCCGGTTCGGGAATTTTACTTTACTGTATTGTGGGGGCAACGGTTTTAATCTATCTACCATTTCTGGTAGTTGGCTACAGCCGTTTCAAACTAGGCTATGACCAAAGTGCCCCTCGCGCCATGTTTGATCAGCTACCGCCCTATGCCCAACGAGCAACTTGGGCACATCAGAACTCCTTTGAAACCTTTATTATATTTAGCGCAGCCGCTTTGATGGCTTATGTTACCGGTCAGAATTCAACCCTCGCCATCGGGTGTGCGATCGCATTTGTAATTGCCCGAGTCTTCTACTCGGTGTTTTACATTCTCGATATTCCCTTGGGGCGATCGCTGATGTTTGCCATCGGCTCTCTTTCCAGTGGTACTCTGTTTGTTCTGAGTCTAAGCAGCGTCAGTGGCTAG
- a CDS encoding YajQ family cyclic di-GMP-binding protein — protein sequence MASTYSFDIVSDFDRQELVNAVDQTIREIKSRYDLKDTKTTVELGEESITINTDSDFTLDAVHTVLRTKAAKRELSQKIFEYGKVEAASGNRVRQEITLKKGISQEYSKKITKLIRDEFKKVQASIQGDSVRVSSKSKDDLQDIIQRLKQEDLPVALQFTNYR from the coding sequence ATGGCTAGTACTTATTCTTTTGATATTGTTAGTGACTTTGATCGACAAGAGTTGGTCAATGCTGTGGATCAAACTATTCGTGAAATCAAAAGTCGTTACGACCTCAAAGATACAAAAACCACTGTCGAATTAGGAGAAGAATCTATCACCATCAATACTGATAGTGACTTTACCCTAGATGCTGTGCATACTGTTCTTCGTACCAAAGCTGCGAAACGGGAACTTTCGCAAAAAATCTTCGAATATGGTAAAGTAGAAGCAGCTAGTGGTAATCGTGTTCGCCAAGAAATCACGCTAAAAAAAGGCATCAGCCAAGAATATAGTAAAAAAATCACCAAATTGATTCGAGATGAATTTAAAAAAGTGCAAGCCTCGATTCAAGGTGATTCAGTTAGAGTATCTAGCAAATCTAAGGATGACTTACAAGATATCATCCAGCGGTTGAAGCAAGAAGATTTGCCAGTTGCTTTGCAATTTACTAACTATCGATAA
- a CDS encoding element excision factor XisI family protein has translation MERSLSYADILKKTLQEATRAQPRLQAIKLYPVCDRDSGHFLILATGWDKQRWINSILFHARLVDSQVMIEEDNFEEGLTSALIAAGIPVEDIICQWVSIPAPTPQTC, from the coding sequence ATGGAGCGCTCACTAAGCTATGCAGATATTCTGAAAAAAACCCTGCAAGAGGCAACTCGTGCCCAACCTCGCTTACAAGCAATTAAGCTTTATCCTGTTTGCGATCGCGATTCCGGTCATTTTCTGATTCTGGCTACAGGCTGGGATAAGCAACGCTGGATCAACTCCATTCTGTTTCATGCTCGCTTAGTCGATAGCCAAGTCATGATTGAAGAAGATAACTTCGAGGAAGGGTTAACCTCTGCACTGATTGCGGCAGGTATCCCAGTAGAAGATATTATTTGTCAATGGGTTTCAATCCCTGCACCTACTCCCCAGACCTGCTGA
- a CDS encoding DNA-processing protein DprA, whose protein sequence is MSQPIETASIDTLAKELAAIQQTGSKRIALLGSRHVPITHQNLIEMMSYALVQAGNRLITSGATGTNLAAIRGAMRADPSLLTVILPQSLQRQPLESRKYLEKVMHLVENPQNDTLSLAEASALCNAEIVARCQQLICFAFHDSRTLLNTCKEAEQQNKVVTLFYFD, encoded by the coding sequence TTGAGTCAACCAATAGAAACCGCCAGTATCGATACATTAGCCAAGGAACTCGCAGCCATACAGCAAACTGGTTCTAAGCGAATTGCCTTGTTGGGGTCACGTCACGTTCCGATCACTCATCAGAATCTAATTGAGATGATGAGCTATGCCTTAGTGCAAGCGGGTAATCGTCTGATTACCTCTGGTGCGACCGGAACCAACTTAGCTGCCATTCGAGGTGCTATGCGAGCCGATCCCTCCTTGCTAACGGTAATTTTGCCCCAAAGTCTTCAGCGACAGCCACTGGAATCCCGAAAATACTTGGAGAAGGTAATGCATTTGGTGGAAAACCCCCAAAATGATACCTTGTCTCTCGCTGAAGCTAGTGCCTTGTGTAATGCCGAAATTGTTGCGAGGTGTCAGCAGTTAATTTGTTTCGCATTCCATGATAGCCGTACCCTCCTCAACACCTGTAAGGAGGCGGAACAGCAAAACAAGGTTGTTACTCTGTTCTATTTTGATTAG
- a CDS encoding METTL5 family protein codes for MIKQEDVVIILKDGESLQYNRKDYLNFHQELSSKDREITILYQNEPVFDVVVPKGVFNPYGGIAAQAFMSGILSGIVDVQGKRVLDLGCGAGVIGFCCILKQSQKVLFSDLHPNIGEINNHPLMRSQDQVKVQDLCAGEGEETYDTIFMPFPSRSIERPIDPESYEMGILRNDDLVFRAISDVGKVLTPSGEFVFFYRVFNDQFPLYLEVTSHLAKYFDLSTLKLLWYVGEASGHGLLLSVKKSA; via the coding sequence ATGATTAAGCAAGAAGACGTTGTTATTATTCTCAAAGACGGGGAAAGTTTACAGTATAATCGCAAAGATTATCTTAATTTTCATCAGGAACTTTCCTCAAAAGACCGAGAAATTACGATCCTGTACCAAAATGAACCCGTTTTTGATGTTGTCGTTCCCAAAGGGGTGTTTAATCCCTACGGTGGAATTGCTGCTCAAGCGTTTATGAGTGGTATTTTGAGTGGTATTGTTGATGTCCAAGGAAAGCGGGTGCTAGATCTTGGATGCGGTGCGGGAGTAATTGGCTTTTGCTGTATTTTGAAACAGAGTCAAAAGGTCTTATTTTCCGATCTTCATCCCAACATCGGGGAAATTAACAATCATCCACTGATGCGAAGTCAAGATCAGGTGAAGGTGCAGGATTTATGTGCAGGAGAAGGGGAGGAAACCTACGATACTATATTTATGCCTTTTCCCAGTCGTTCAATCGAGCGCCCTATCGATCCTGAATCTTACGAAATGGGAATTTTAAGGAATGACGATCTGGTATTCAGAGCGATTAGTGACGTGGGCAAAGTATTAACACCATCAGGAGAATTTGTTTTCTTCTATCGCGTTTTCAATGACCAGTTTCCTTTGTATCTGGAAGTGACGTCTCACTTAGCTAAATACTTCGATTTGAGCACCCTTAAATTACTGTGGTATGTAGGAGAAGCTTCAGGACACGGTTTATTGTTGTCTGTTAAAAAATCTGCATAG
- a CDS encoding FAD-binding oxidoreductase, which translates to MTTPQAIDWNSLASELTGIEIIDDPTQVAKLSLDYYHFSPVLESQLKDKRGNIVVRPTTVAEVLEIARVCVKYKAPLTVRGSGTGNYGQCIPLNGGLILDTTRMNQINWIKPGLASVQPGVKLAAFDKEAHKIGWELRMAPSTYRTATIGGFIGGGSGGIGSITYGVLRDRGNLHAVQVVTLEDQPRVIELRSDQVQKVNHAYGTNGIITELEIPLGPVYPWAEVIVVFDDFMTAARFGQALGDADGLIKKLISIHAWPIPSYFAALSNYLPEAKHCTLLMIAESSLEPFQDLVREYGGEVTYQKTALEASKGVSLAEFTWNHTTLHARSVDPSLTYLQTSFVNLEQVEHMYEHFGDEVIMHLEFMRVAGQLIPVGLQIVRYSSEDRLNEIIRYHEDYGAMIANPHTYILEDGGMKTVDMEQLRFKEIVDPYGLMNPGKMRAWEHR; encoded by the coding sequence ATGACAACCCCCCAAGCTATTGACTGGAATTCCCTAGCCTCGGAACTTACCGGAATAGAAATTATTGATGACCCAACCCAAGTTGCTAAATTATCCCTAGACTACTACCACTTCAGTCCGGTACTGGAATCCCAGCTTAAAGATAAACGGGGGAATATCGTAGTTCGTCCGACTACGGTGGCGGAAGTCCTGGAAATAGCTAGGGTTTGCGTTAAGTACAAAGCTCCCCTAACCGTAAGAGGCTCAGGCACTGGTAATTATGGTCAGTGTATCCCCCTCAACGGTGGTCTGATTCTCGATACTACTCGCATGAATCAGATTAACTGGATTAAACCGGGTTTAGCCTCTGTTCAGCCAGGGGTGAAGCTAGCCGCCTTTGACAAAGAAGCTCATAAAATTGGCTGGGAATTGCGCATGGCTCCCTCTACCTATCGCACTGCTACGATTGGTGGGTTTATTGGTGGCGGCAGTGGTGGCATTGGTTCCATTACTTATGGAGTATTACGCGATCGCGGAAATCTTCATGCTGTGCAAGTGGTCACCCTCGAAGACCAGCCCCGTGTAATCGAATTACGGTCAGATCAGGTGCAGAAGGTCAATCACGCCTATGGCACCAATGGCATTATCACCGAATTAGAAATACCCCTAGGACCAGTCTATCCTTGGGCTGAAGTGATAGTAGTCTTTGATGACTTTATGACTGCTGCGAGATTTGGTCAAGCCTTAGGTGATGCTGATGGCTTGATTAAGAAACTGATTAGCATTCACGCTTGGCCAATTCCATCCTACTTTGCCGCTCTCAGCAACTACCTTCCCGAAGCTAAGCACTGTACCTTGCTGATGATCGCGGAATCTTCCCTAGAGCCATTCCAGGATTTAGTTCGGGAGTATGGTGGAGAGGTCACTTACCAGAAGACTGCCCTAGAAGCGAGTAAAGGAGTGAGCCTAGCAGAGTTCACCTGGAATCATACCACCTTACACGCCCGTAGTGTTGATCCCAGCCTCACCTATTTACAAACCTCATTTGTGAATCTGGAGCAGGTGGAGCATATGTATGAGCACTTTGGGGATGAAGTGATCATGCATTTAGAATTTATGCGAGTGGCAGGACAACTCATACCAGTGGGACTACAAATCGTTCGGTATAGTTCCGAAGACCGTTTGAATGAGATTATTCGCTATCACGAAGACTATGGCGCTATGATTGCTAATCCCCACACCTACATCCTAGAAGATGGGGGTATGAAAACCGTTGATATGGAACAGTTGCGGTTTAAAGAAATAGTTGATCCCTATGGATTGATGAATCCCGGTAAAATGCGAGCCTGGGAGCATCGGTAG
- a CDS encoding tetratricopeptide repeat protein: MADLSMGTYSTIPVFCLKLASATLLCLVSPILAPETLGVAPAVAQKTPDQATQAEQLFDRARLEFVKGQLPQAKESYQRVLKIYRELGNSTGVAKALNGLGQVYNLLSQESKALEVLQQALKIQQGNGDRKGEGETLTHIGTVYSNLEEYPKALELFEQALTINQEVGNQLGIGYALVNLGSVYSSQGEYDKALDRLQQGLSIIKEVGKTEKSDALKEPLRDWPLATLRERILARYYQAYALNVIGSAYIRSGKLNQAWEFLEQAHTLSREEGYGLGEGVALTWKGILYNNQGELDKGLESLELALAITKPTGFRGLEQNILFLIGGIYNKKGNYVKALEVYQESLAIRRELGKRKLEGIALNTIGVVYDKQQQYEQALNYYQQALAIHREVKNQVAESTTLGNIATLYQKQEQYDQAIDYYQQALAIHRELENQVQEWSTLGNIAQVYYKQGKYQQSINYYQQALAISQKFENPTGKGANLWGIGNASYQLGKLDQAIDYYQQALAIVRKLDNTSVEANILTGLGLAQIREGKYQQALESYQQLLALARETKDRSEEINSLNFSGQVYKSQGKYDQALDSYQQGLVIAKDIDDQEATATLLNNIGGVYSNSGKYNQALDYLQQGLTISEKLNDSLGIATKLNNIGLIYNNQGKYRQALDYYQQALAINQELGDHSRHNVATNLNNIGLVYKSQGEYDKALDYYQQALAIFQDIGERSRESTTLNNIGFIYYARGEYDRALEYYQQSLAISKDIGERSGEGTTLSNIGQVYRSQGEYDRALEYYQQSLAIFQDIGERSGEATTLNNIGEVYRSQGEYDQALEYYQQSLTIRKEIGQRSGEGTTLNNIGFIYNSQGEYDRALEYYQQSLAIFQDIGERSGEGTTLNNIGFIYNSQGEYDQALEYYQQSLAIRKELGDRSGEGTTLNNIAQVHYNQGEYAQALENYQKALEIAQDLGERSEEATILNNIGLVYSSRGDNAKALNYFQQSLEIKQDIGNKPGLAISLNNIGTVNNDQGEFSQALDYYQQALTIQQKIGVRSPEATTLGNIGTVYSYWGKYPKALEYDQKALAIRQDIGDQAGIGTTYNAMGLNYLDLGDYAQALDYFNQANAIFTKIGAKEGSGVTLSNIGTVYRKQKQYPKSLQFYQQSLAISQQIGNHLQKANTLTAIGIVYEKLGEYTKALDYHQQALEIHQNIGVKAGISSTLYNIGIVYTNLGNYSEALAAYQQALALSRTLGTRLTEGKILAGIGKLYDTQNQSGLAITFFKQSVNVREGIRKELKVLPIEQQQSFTNTVAEDYRRLADLLTQQNRNLEALRVLDLLKVQELQDYLSNVRGDDNTVDGITELTQEQEIIKGTQPIIDQAIALGQELSELETIVRDKRTQTQQQRIIQLRKNQAKLTKDFQDFLKSPEVEARLAKLRETTEAENLDLKKYAKRLQEQLQQLEQDAVILYPLVLDDRLELVLVTPYAPPIRRTVKVKQKDLERAIKNFRRLLANPARNARTPGEQLYEWLIKPIEADLAKANAKTIIYAPDGKLRYIPLGALYDGEQWLIERLRVNQITALSLTSLDHKPTPQLDVFAAAVTKAHKGFSALEYTQPEVERLAETFPNTKLFIDKQFHGDTIYQMNDYSVVHLATHAVFNKTKQDSFILFGDGSHVTLSQVEETWDLSNVDLVVLSACQTGLGGELGDGKEILGFGYLMQNAGADAAIASLWTVDDQGTQALMNKFYQVLKQEKVTKAEALRQAQIALITSKVGSGFEHPYFWAPFILIGNGL; encoded by the coding sequence GTGGCTGATTTGTCAATGGGTACTTACTCTACTATTCCTGTATTCTGTCTCAAGCTCGCTAGTGCTACCTTACTGTGCCTGGTTTCACCGATCCTAGCTCCGGAAACTCTGGGAGTTGCTCCAGCAGTAGCACAAAAGACTCCAGACCAAGCCACTCAAGCTGAGCAGTTATTCGATAGGGCAAGGTTAGAGTTTGTTAAAGGTCAGTTGCCTCAAGCCAAAGAGAGTTATCAACGAGTGTTAAAGATTTATCGGGAATTGGGAAACTCTACAGGTGTTGCTAAAGCTCTCAATGGCCTTGGACAGGTTTACAATTTATTATCTCAAGAAAGCAAAGCTCTGGAGGTATTGCAGCAAGCTCTGAAAATCCAGCAAGGTAATGGAGACCGTAAGGGGGAAGGGGAAACCCTGACCCATATCGGAACAGTTTATTCAAATCTCGAAGAGTATCCTAAAGCCCTGGAGTTGTTCGAGCAAGCCCTAACTATTAACCAAGAAGTAGGTAATCAGCTTGGGATTGGTTATGCACTGGTTAATCTTGGCTCAGTTTACTCCTCCCAAGGAGAGTATGACAAAGCCTTAGATAGATTACAGCAAGGTCTGAGTATTATCAAAGAGGTAGGTAAGACTGAAAAAAGCGATGCTCTGAAAGAGCCGCTACGCGATTGGCCTTTGGCCACGCTTCGCGAACGCATTCTAGCACGCTACTATCAAGCCTACGCTCTGAATGTGATCGGCTCAGCTTACATCAGGTCAGGGAAATTGAACCAAGCTTGGGAGTTTCTGGAACAAGCTCATACCCTGAGTCGAGAAGAAGGTTATGGATTAGGAGAAGGTGTAGCCCTGACCTGGAAGGGAATACTGTATAACAATCAAGGGGAATTGGATAAAGGGCTAGAAAGCCTGGAGTTGGCATTAGCCATTACTAAACCAACTGGTTTTCGGGGATTAGAACAGAATATTCTATTTTTGATTGGAGGGATTTACAACAAAAAAGGAAACTATGTCAAAGCCCTGGAGGTTTACCAGGAATCCTTAGCGATTCGGCGAGAATTGGGTAAGCGTAAGCTGGAAGGAATTGCGCTGAATACTATTGGCGTGGTTTACGATAAACAGCAACAGTATGAACAAGCCCTCAATTATTATCAGCAAGCCTTAGCTATTCACCGGGAAGTTAAGAATCAGGTTGCGGAAAGCACCACCCTTGGTAATATTGCTACACTTTACCAAAAGCAAGAACAGTATGACCAAGCCATTGACTATTATCAGCAAGCTTTAGCTATTCATCGCGAACTCGAAAATCAAGTTCAGGAATGGAGTACCCTTGGTAATATTGCTCAGGTTTACTACAAACAGGGAAAGTATCAGCAAAGCATAAACTATTACCAACAAGCCTTAGCCATTTCCCAAAAATTTGAAAATCCTACGGGAAAAGGTGCAAATCTTTGGGGGATTGGGAACGCTTCTTATCAATTGGGTAAGCTTGACCAAGCTATAGACTATTACCAACAAGCCTTAGCTATTGTCCGCAAACTTGACAATACTTCGGTTGAAGCAAATATTCTGACAGGGCTTGGACTAGCTCAAATCAGGGAAGGAAAGTATCAGCAAGCCCTGGAGTCTTATCAGCAACTCCTAGCCCTTGCCCGAGAAACCAAAGACCGCTCTGAAGAAATAAATTCTCTCAATTTTAGTGGGCAAGTTTACAAATCTCAGGGCAAGTATGACCAAGCCCTAGATTCCTACCAGCAAGGTTTGGTTATTGCTAAAGACATTGATGACCAGGAAGCTACTGCAACCCTCCTCAATAATATTGGGGGAGTTTACAGCAATTCGGGAAAGTACAATCAAGCCCTAGATTACTTACAGCAAGGCTTAACCATTAGCGAAAAGTTAAACGATTCCTTGGGAATTGCGACTAAACTCAACAACATTGGCTTGATATATAACAACCAAGGGAAGTATCGCCAAGCTCTAGACTATTATCAGCAAGCTTTAGCGATTAACCAAGAGTTGGGCGATCACAGTCGTCATAACGTTGCTACTAACCTCAATAATATTGGGTTAGTTTACAAGAGTCAGGGTGAGTATGACAAAGCTCTAGATTACTACCAGCAAGCTTTAGCTATTTTTCAAGACATTGGCGAGCGCTCAAGGGAAAGTACTACCCTCAATAATATTGGGTTTATTTACTATGCTCGGGGTGAGTATGACCGAGCTTTAGAATACTACCAGCAATCTTTAGCTATTTCTAAAGACATTGGCGAGCGCTCAGGGGAAGGTACTACCCTTAGTAATATTGGACAAGTTTACAGAAGTCAGGGTGAGTATGACCGAGCTTTAGAATACTACCAGCAATCTCTAGCTATTTTTCAAGACATTGGTGAGCGCTCAGGGGAAGCTACTACCCTTAATAATATTGGAGAAGTTTACAGAAGTCAGGGTGAGTATGACCAAGCTTTAGAATACTACCAGCAATCTCTAACCATTCGTAAAGAGATTGGCCAGCGCTCAGGGGAAGGTACTACCCTCAATAATATTGGGTTTATTTACAATAGTCAGGGTGAGTATGACCGAGCTTTAGAATACTACCAGCAATCTCTAGCTATTTTTCAAGACATTGGTGAGCGCTCAGGGGAAGGTACTACCCTCAATAATATTGGGTTTATTTACAATAGTCAGGGTGAGTATGACCAAGCTTTAGAATACTACCAGCAATCTCTAGCCATTCGTAAAGAATTGGGGGATCGCTCAGGGGAAGGTACTACCCTCAATAATATTGCACAAGTTCACTATAATCAGGGTGAGTATGCTCAAGCTTTAGAAAACTACCAAAAAGCGTTAGAGATTGCACAAGACCTAGGGGAGCGCTCCGAAGAAGCTACTATCCTGAACAATATTGGATTAGTTTACAGTAGCCGGGGAGACAATGCCAAAGCCTTAAACTATTTTCAACAATCCCTAGAAATTAAGCAAGACATTGGTAACAAGCCGGGACTTGCTATAAGTCTCAACAATATCGGAACAGTTAATAATGACCAAGGAGAGTTTAGCCAAGCTCTAGACTATTATCAGCAAGCTTTAACCATTCAACAAAAAATAGGTGTACGCTCTCCAGAAGCTACTACCCTAGGCAACATCGGAACAGTTTACAGTTACTGGGGAAAGTATCCCAAAGCCCTAGAGTATGATCAAAAAGCCCTAGCCATTCGTCAAGACATTGGTGACCAGGCCGGTATTGGCACCACCTATAACGCTATGGGGCTAAATTATCTGGATTTGGGAGATTATGCCCAAGCCTTAGACTACTTCAACCAAGCTAATGCCATTTTTACCAAAATTGGGGCGAAGGAAGGCAGTGGGGTAACCCTGAGTAACATCGGAACAGTTTACCGAAAACAAAAACAATATCCCAAGTCTCTCCAATTTTATCAGCAATCCTTGGCTATTTCCCAACAAATTGGTAATCACCTACAGAAAGCTAACACCCTGACTGCTATCGGAATAGTTTATGAAAAACTGGGAGAGTACACTAAAGCTCTAGACTATCATCAACAAGCCTTAGAGATTCATCAAAACATTGGGGTCAAAGCTGGCATTAGCTCTACCTTGTACAATATCGGAATAGTTTACACTAACCTAGGAAACTATTCCGAAGCTTTAGCAGCTTATCAACAAGCCTTAGCCCTTTCCAGAACTCTTGGCACTCGCTTAACGGAAGGGAAAATTCTGGCTGGTATCGGTAAGTTGTATGATACCCAAAACCAATCGGGATTAGCGATTACCTTCTTCAAGCAATCCGTTAATGTCCGAGAAGGGATCCGCAAAGAGTTAAAAGTTCTGCCCATTGAACAACAACAATCCTTTACGAATACTGTTGCCGAAGACTATCGCCGCTTGGCTGATTTATTGACCCAACAAAATCGCAACTTAGAAGCCCTACGGGTGCTCGATTTACTGAAAGTCCAGGAGTTGCAGGATTACCTCAGTAATGTGCGAGGGGATGATAATACCGTTGATGGCATTACAGAACTGACTCAAGAACAGGAAATCATCAAGGGTACCCAACCGATTATCGACCAAGCCATTGCCCTGGGTCAAGAACTCAGTGAACTGGAAACTATTGTTAGGGATAAGCGCACCCAGACCCAGCAACAGCGAATCATTCAACTTAGGAAAAATCAAGCTAAGCTAACCAAAGACTTTCAAGACTTTTTGAAGAGTCCAGAGGTAGAAGCTCGCTTGGCAAAATTGAGGGAAACTACAGAAGCAGAAAACTTAGACTTAAAGAAGTATGCTAAACGATTGCAAGAGCAACTCCAGCAATTGGAACAGGATGCCGTTATTCTCTATCCCCTAGTATTAGATGACCGTTTGGAATTAGTCTTAGTTACCCCTTATGCTCCCCCGATTCGGCGCACGGTTAAGGTAAAACAAAAAGACCTGGAAAGAGCGATTAAAAACTTCCGCAGACTCCTGGCAAATCCGGCTCGTAATGCCAGAACTCCCGGCGAGCAACTGTACGAGTGGCTAATTAAACCCATTGAAGCGGACTTAGCCAAAGCTAATGCCAAAACTATAATTTATGCTCCCGATGGGAAATTGCGCTATATTCCCCTAGGGGCACTTTATGATGGCGAGCAATGGTTAATTGAGCGCTTGAGAGTTAATCAGATTACTGCTCTGAGCCTCACATCCCTAGACCATAAACCGACACCACAGTTAGACGTGTTTGCCGCTGCGGTCACCAAAGCCCATAAAGGCTTTTCGGCCTTAGAGTATACTCAACCGGAAGTAGAGCGTCTGGCAGAAACCTTTCCCAACACTAAGCTATTCATCGATAAACAGTTTCATGGGGATACCATTTATCAGATGAATGACTATTCCGTAGTGCATCTAGCCACCCACGCTGTGTTCAACAAAACTAAACAAGATTCATTTATTCTGTTTGGTGATGGCAGTCACGTTACCCTGAGCCAAGTAGAAGAAACATGGGATTTGTCCAATGTAGATTTAGTGGTCCTCAGTGCCTGTCAAACCGGCTTAGGGGGAGAATTGGGGGATGGCAAAGAAATCCTGGGTTTTGGTTATCTGATGCAAAATGCTGGTGCCGATGCTGCGATCGCATCCCTGTGGACAGTGGATGACCAGGGTACCCAAGCCTTGATGAATAAATTTTATCAGGTCTTGAAACAGGAGAAGGTTACTAAAGCGGAAGCCCTCCGACAAGCTCAAATTGCTTTAATTACCAGCAAGGTAGGGTCTGGTTTTGAACATCCTTATTTTTGGGCACCGTTTATTTTAATTGGCAATGGATTATAG
- a CDS encoding KamA family radical SAM protein, protein MKTKSQKIQFYSVNDLKSLSQLTCISSETRLAMQAVAKVLPFRANNYIVEELIDWKNIPDDPIFRLTFPQPDMLSSRDLNTMVQLLKDNAPEKLLRQTANEIRLRLNPHPAGQKQYNVPSFEGEPLQGVQHKYQQTVLIFPTAGQHCHAYCTFCFRWPQFVGLDDLKFATRESGHFQDYLREHKEVTDVLLTGGDPMTMKARQLALYIEPLLEGEFDHIQTIRIGTKSLSYWPHRYVTDEDADDLLRLFEKVVQQGKHLAIMAHYEHWRELDTQIAQKAIQRIRTTGGKIRTQAPVVRHINDRAHTWGKMWQMQVRLGCIPYYMFVERQTGAKDYFEIPLVKVWEIYRQAIQQVSGLGRTARGPVMSALPGKVKIEGISEIQGEKVFVLSFLQARNPEWCNRPFFASFDAEATWLGDLKPAFGESKFFYESELEEILTRKML, encoded by the coding sequence ATGAAAACTAAATCTCAAAAAATCCAATTTTACTCAGTAAACGATCTTAAGTCACTGTCCCAGTTAACCTGTATATCATCTGAAACCCGCTTAGCAATGCAAGCTGTTGCTAAAGTGCTACCTTTTCGAGCAAATAACTACATTGTTGAAGAACTTATTGATTGGAAAAATATACCAGATGATCCAATTTTTCGCTTAACGTTTCCCCAGCCAGACATGTTATCGTCAAGGGATTTGAATACCATGGTTCAACTCCTAAAAGACAATGCTCCAGAAAAACTCCTGCGACAAACTGCCAATGAAATTCGTCTTCGACTTAATCCCCATCCCGCAGGACAAAAGCAATACAACGTACCGTCGTTTGAAGGTGAACCTTTACAGGGAGTACAACACAAATATCAACAAACAGTTTTGATTTTTCCCACAGCAGGTCAACACTGCCATGCCTACTGTACATTCTGTTTCCGTTGGCCACAATTTGTCGGATTAGATGATCTTAAATTTGCGACTCGCGAATCGGGTCATTTTCAAGATTATCTACGAGAACACAAGGAAGTCACTGATGTATTGCTTACTGGTGGTGATCCGATGACCATGAAAGCACGACAGCTGGCTTTATATATCGAACCTTTATTAGAAGGGGAATTTGACCACATTCAAACTATTCGCATTGGAACCAAATCACTTTCTTACTGGCCCCATCGATATGTTACCGATGAAGATGCTGATGATTTGTTGCGCTTATTTGAAAAAGTAGTGCAACAGGGTAAGCATCTAGCAATCATGGCTCACTACGAACACTGGCGAGAACTAGATACACAAATCGCTCAAAAAGCAATCCAACGCATTCGAACAACGGGAGGGAAAATTCGCACCCAAGCTCCTGTTGTTCGCCACATCAATGATAGAGCCCATACCTGGGGGAAAATGTGGCAAATGCAGGTACGCTTAGGCTGTATTCCCTACTATATGTTTGTCGAACGACAAACAGGAGCTAAAGACTATTTTGAAATTCCTTTAGTTAAGGTTTGGGAAATTTATCGTCAAGCTATACAACAAGTATCGGGATTAGGGCGAACTGCTCGTGGTCCGGTAATGTCTGCCTTACCAGGAAAAGTCAAAATTGAAGGTATTAGCGAAATTCAAGGGGAGAAAGTGTTTGTTTTGTCTTTTTTACAAGCTCGTAACCCTGAGTGGTGCAATCGACCTTTCTTTGCCAGTTTTGATGCTGAAGCAACCTGGTTAGGAGATTTGAAGCCTGCTTTTGGTGAATCGAAATTTTTCTATGAAAGCGAGCTAGAAGAAATTTTGACCCGCAAGATGTTGTGA